One bacterium genomic region harbors:
- a CDS encoding paraslipin: protein MGYGFVIAVVVVALLLLWNGVKIVRDYQRLVVFRLGRSFGPRGPGLVYLIPIVDKAVWVDLREAFLEIPAQTCITKDNAPISIDFLIYWKVFDPQLSVIQVGNFAGAAQGIATTGLRAVIGDLSLDEALTKRDQINQVMRAKL from the coding sequence ATGGGATACGGGTTCGTGATCGCAGTGGTCGTCGTCGCCCTGCTGCTGCTGTGGAACGGGGTCAAGATTGTCCGTGATTACCAGCGCCTGGTGGTGTTCCGCCTCGGTCGCAGCTTTGGCCCGAGAGGGCCGGGGCTCGTCTACCTGATCCCGATCGTCGACAAGGCGGTCTGGGTGGACCTCCGGGAGGCGTTCCTCGAGATCCCCGCGCAGACGTGCATCACCAAGGACAACGCGCCGATCTCCATTGATTTCCTGATCTACTGGAAGGTGTTCGATCCGCAGCTCAGCGTGATCCAGGTGGGTAACTTCGCCGGCGCCGCGCAGGGGATCGCCACGACCGGGCTCCGCGCGGTGATCGGCGACCTCAGCCTCGACGAGGCGCTGACGAAGCGGGACCAGATCAACCAAGTCATGCGCGCCAAGCT